In one window of Acidobacteriota bacterium DNA:
- a CDS encoding methyltransferase, whose protein sequence is MKVSDVLKGGELLGGLLLLAGLVLASWCAILFLTLGRGTPAIIHPPEKLVVSGPYGFVRNPMMTGAFLMLLGEALLFGFLLLLLFVFFIALPVGYPLIRYEEEELEERFGDSYREYKKRVPRLLPRLRRRDEERETL, encoded by the coding sequence TTGAAGGTCTCCGATGTTCTGAAGGGAGGCGAGCTTCTCGGAGGATTACTCCTTCTTGCAGGGCTGGTCCTTGCATCCTGGTGCGCCATTCTCTTTCTCACACTCGGCAGGGGAACACCGGCCATCATCCATCCTCCAGAAAAACTGGTCGTCAGCGGACCTTACGGATTTGTGCGGAATCCCATGATGACCGGGGCTTTCCTCATGCTGCTGGGAGAAGCGCTCCTTTTCGGCTTCCTCTTGCTTCTCCTCTTCGTCTTTTTCATAGCCCTTCCGGTGGGCTATCCGCTCATCCGCTATGAAGAGGAGGAACTGGAGGAGAGATTTGGCGACTCCTACCGTGAATATAAAAAGAGAGTTCCCAGACTCCTGCCGAGGCTTCGAAGGCGGGATGAGGAACGGGAGACATTATAG
- the tsaD gene encoding tRNA (adenosine(37)-N6)-threonylcarbamoyltransferase complex transferase subunit TsaD, whose translation MNISEEKSILGIETSCDETAASVVRNGTRILSSLVSSQIHIHKDYGGVVPELASRHQLENIDIVVTEAMERSRMDFHQLSAVAVTYGPGLVGSLLVGIAVAKSISYVYRVPLIAINHLEAHIRSPFIENPDIDFPAVALVVSGGHTSLFLVPEEGVYMTLARTRDDAAGEAFDKVAKLLGLGYPGGPIIDELSRRGDPDRIRFPKARMTDMTLDFSFSGLKTAVLRYVQAEGIKPVFKGDASEEGKRTDHRESIDKKVFDLLASFQKAVVDALVDKTFFAAKKEKVKSIVVSGGVACNSCLRKRFREEGELSGWKVYIPSQELTTDNAAMVASAAFLKLERRQFADLALNAEPDLRL comes from the coding sequence ATGAATATATCGGAAGAGAAATCGATCCTGGGAATTGAAACATCCTGCGATGAGACGGCAGCATCCGTCGTGCGGAATGGGACGCGGATACTGTCCAGCCTCGTCTCCTCGCAGATTCACATCCACAAGGATTATGGCGGAGTCGTTCCCGAGCTCGCCTCGAGGCATCAGCTCGAGAATATAGACATCGTCGTCACCGAGGCGATGGAGCGCTCACGTATGGACTTCCACCAGCTCTCCGCTGTCGCCGTCACGTACGGTCCAGGATTAGTTGGTTCCCTTCTCGTCGGGATCGCCGTAGCCAAGTCGATCAGCTACGTTTACAGGGTTCCTCTCATCGCCATCAACCATCTGGAAGCTCACATACGCTCCCCCTTCATAGAGAATCCCGACATCGATTTCCCCGCTGTCGCCCTGGTCGTCTCGGGGGGACATACCTCTCTCTTCCTTGTGCCTGAAGAAGGCGTATACATGACTCTAGCCAGGACGAGAGACGATGCGGCAGGCGAGGCTTTTGATAAAGTGGCCAAGCTCCTCGGTCTTGGATATCCCGGTGGACCCATCATCGATGAACTATCCCGACGAGGAGACCCCGATAGGATCAGATTTCCCAAAGCGCGGATGACGGACATGACCCTTGACTTCAGCTTCAGCGGTCTCAAGACAGCCGTTCTGAGATACGTCCAGGCAGAGGGGATCAAACCTGTATTCAAGGGAGATGCATCAGAAGAAGGAAAGCGGACGGATCACCGGGAAAGCATTGATAAAAAAGTCTTTGATCTCCTGGCATCGTTTCAGAAAGCCGTAGTGGATGCTCTTGTGGACAAGACATTCTTTGCAGCGAAAAAGGAGAAGGTCAAATCCATCGTAGTTTCGGGTGGAGTAGCTTGCAACTCCTGCCTCCGGAAACGCTTCAGAGAAGAGGGAGAGCTTTCCGGGTGGAAAGTGTACATACCGAGCCAGGAGCTGACGACCGACAACGCCGCCATGGTAGCATCCGCTGCATTTCTAAAGCTTGAACGGCGCCAGTTTGCCGACCTGGCGCTCAACGCTGAGCCTGATCTGAGGTTATAA